The genomic region GACAGCGAGCCGGACTTCCTGGGCAATACGTGCACGCCCATCAGCCAAATGGCGATCAGTCTCGGCTATACGCTCGCGGGGATGATGACGTGGGACCTGATGCGGCTGCTCGACTACATCGAGACGCGCGGCGACTGCGACGCCGGCCGGGTCGGCTGCGGCGGCATGTCGGGCGGCGGCATGCAGACGTTGTGGCTCGCGGCGATGGACGACAGAGTGTCCTGCGCCGTCGTCAGCGGCTACTTCTATGGTTTCCACGATTCTCTTCTCGTGTTATCGCACAACTGCGGATGCAACTTCGTGCCGAACCTATGGAAGTATGTAGACATGGGCGACATCGGCGCGCTGATCGCGCCGCGTCCGCTCTTGATCGAGACGGGCGTCCGCGATCCGCTTAACGGGAACGACGGCATGGCGAACGTCTTCCCGCAGACGGACATCGCGCGCGGCGCTTACGCGGCGTGCGAAGCGAAAGACCGGCTCGTCCATCACGTGTTTGACGGCGGCCACGAATGGAACGGGGAGAAGACGACCGCGTTCGTCGACCGTTGGCTGCCGTTCTGACCGTGCAAGAC from Paenibacillus antri harbors:
- a CDS encoding alpha/beta hydrolase family protein, with amino-acid sequence MTTQYPIRTYYPVTDRMSTLFRKEARRMGWNGGTLRELEAWRADVKARLREVLALDRFESCPLEPRRLESETLDGYRREKWIIQTEQGVWMPFFLLLPEGLRPGERRPAFVNPHGHLAGKYYTAGVEEIPFIRDKLNGKPPFAVELARQGYVVFCPDARGAGERREWMKQSDSEPDFLGNTCTPISQMAISLGYTLAGMMTWDLMRLLDYIETRGDCDAGRVGCGGMSGGGMQTLWLAAMDDRVSCAVVSGYFYGFHDSLLVLSHNCGCNFVPNLWKYVDMGDIGALIAPRPLLIETGVRDPLNGNDGMANVFPQTDIARGAYAACEAKDRLVHHVFDGGHEWNGEKTTAFVDRWLPF